The Phyllopteryx taeniolatus isolate TA_2022b chromosome 9, UOR_Ptae_1.2, whole genome shotgun sequence genome contains a region encoding:
- the pank4 gene encoding 4'-phosphopantetheine phosphatase isoform X1, giving the protein MAECSQVDRSDASRHHTMDKSITLPPDEIFRNLENAKRFAIDIGTRKGGSLTKLAYYSTVQHKVAKVRSFDHSAKEAAGDKLYEISVQEEVTARLHFIKFENAYIETCLDFIKDHLVNTDTKVIKATGGGAHKFKELLEKKLRLKVDKEDEMTCLIKGCNFVLRNIPHEAFVYAKHADSEFRFQTTQPDIFPYLLVNIGSGVSIVKVESEDKFERIGGSSIGGGTFWGLGALLTKTKRFDELLQLASKGQHTSVDMLVKDIYGGSYGSLGLTGDLIASSFGKSATADKDFSKEDMAKSLLHMISNDIGQLACLYAKLHQLSRVYFGGFFIRGHPVTMHTITYSINFFTKGEVQALFLRHEGYLGAIGAFLKGAEEDNPNQYSWGENYAGSSGLMSISPDMNPTQRARSGTFDMLEMDRLERQLVNLHLLQDPSSYIPDTVDLTEDAPAREYWLDCFEEALDGVVKRAVASQPDMAESVERAEKFRHKYRHKLQTLRHQPFAYGSLTVRSLLDTREHCLNEFNFPDPYSKIKQKENDGALKYYLKAVRSLEALGWEERHFALVRGVLAGNVFDWGAKAVSDVLESDPEFGFEEAKRQLEERPWLVDSYDQWLQRLKGRPHKCALFFVDNSGVDIILGVMPFVRELLSRGTEVVLASNSGPALNDVTNGELQILTERIAAMDPVIQAGLRDDRLTLIQSGSSSPCLDLSRLDKVLAMVVRERHTDLVIIEGMGRAIHTNYYATLTCESLKMAVIKNSWLADRLGGKLFSVVFKYEVPPAGAHANAV; this is encoded by the exons ATGGCGGAATGTAGCCAAGTTGACAGAAGCGACGCCAGCCGTCATCATACCATGGATAAAAGCATCACTCTGCCTCCAGACGAAATATTCCGAAACTTGGAGAACGCCAAGCGCTTCGCCATAGACATAGGTACCCGAAAAG GTGGGTCTCTCACCAAACTTGCTTACTATTCCACAGTTCAGCACAAAGTGGCCAAAGTTCGCTCCTTCGACCACTCTGCCAAG GAGGCGGCCGGCGACAAACTTTATGAGATCTCGGTTCAGGAGGAGGTGACGGCGCGCCTGCACTTCATCAAGTTCGAGAATGCCTACATCGAAACCTGCTTGGACTTCATCAAAGACCACCTGGTCAACACCGACACCAAAGTCATCAAGGCCACGGGCGGCGGGGCGCACAAATTCAAAGAACTGCTGGAGAAGAAGCTGAGACTCAA AGTGGACAAGGAGGACGAGATGACGTGTCTGATCAAGGGCTGCAACTTTGTGCTGAGGAACATCCCCCACGAGGCCTTCGTGTACGCCAAGCACGCCGACTCCGAGTTCCGCTTCCAGACCACGCAGCCGGACATCTTCCCCTACCTGCTCGTCAACATCGGCTCCGGCGTCTCCATCGTCAAG GTGGAATCGGAAGATAAATTTGAACGTATCGGAGGAAGCTCGATAGGCGGCGGGACGTTCTGGGGCCTTGGAGCCTTACTCACCAAAACAAAG AGGTTTGACGAGCTGCTCCAACTGGCCTCTAAGGGGCAGCACACCAGCGTGGACATGCTGGTCAAAGACATTTACGGAGGATCCTACGGCTCTCTGGGCCTCACCGGCGACCTGATTGCGAGCAGCTTCGGGAAGTCCGCCACCGCTGACAAAG ACTTCTCCAAAGAGGACATGGCCAAGAGTTTGCTGCACATGATCAGCAACGACATTGGGCAGCTGGCCTGCCTGTACGCCAAACTCCACCAGCTGTCGCGGGTCTACTTTGGCGGCTTCTTCATCAGGGGGCATCCGGTCACCATGCACACCATCACCTACAGCATCAACTTCTTCACCAAG GGGGAGGTGCAGGCCTTGTTCCTGAGACATGAAGGCTATCTGGGCGCCATCGGGGCTTTTCTCAAAGGAGCGGAGGAAGACA ATCCGAACCAGTACAGCTGGGGGGAAAATTACGCGGGAAGCTCCGGCCTGATGAGTATTTCTCCGGATATGAATCCCACGCAACGTGCACGCAGCGGAACG TTCGACATGCTGGAGATGGACCGTCTGGAGAGGCAGCTGGTGAATCTCCACCTGCTGCAGGACCCGTCTTCCTACATCCCCGACACGGTGGACCTCACCGAGGACGCCCCGGCCCGTGAATACTGGTTGGACTGCTTCGAGGAGGCCCTAGACGGG GTGGTAAAGCGGGCAGTGGCCAGCCAGCCCGACATGGCCGAGTCGGTGGAGCGGGCCGAGAAGTTCCGTCACAAGTACAGACACAAGCTTCAGACCCTGCGCCACCAACCCTT CGCTTACGGATCTCTGACGGTCAGAAGTCTTTTAGACACGAGGGAGCACTGTTTAAACGAGTTCAACTTTCCCGACCCCTACTCCAAG aTCAAACAGAAGGAGAACGACGGAGCTCTCAAGTACTACCTGAAGGCCGTCCGGTCTCTGGAGGCGCTGGGCTGGGAGGAAAGACACTTTGCGCTGGTCCGGGGCGTCCTGGCCGGGAATGTCTTCGACTGGGGAGCCAAGGCCGTGTCCGA CGTCCTGGAATCAGACCCCGAGTTTGGCTTTGAGGAAGCAAAAAGGCAGCTGGAAG AGCGGCCGTGGCTCGTGGATTCGTACGACCAATGGCTCCAGAGGCTTAAG GGCCGTCCTCACAAGTGTGCCTTGTTTTTCGTAGATAATAGCGGCGTAGACATCATTCTAGGAGTGATGCCTTTTGTCAGGGAGCTTCTCTCTCGGGGAACGGAG GTGGTGCTGGCCAGCAACTCTGGTCCGGCTCTAAACGACGTCACGAACGGCGAGCTGCAGATTCTGACGGAACGAATCGCCGCCATGGATCCGGTCATTCA GGCGGGGCTGAGGGACGACAGGTTGACCTTAATTCAGAGCGGTTCCAGTTCTCCCTGCCTGGATCTGAG CCGCCT
- the pank4 gene encoding 4'-phosphopantetheine phosphatase isoform X2, which yields MAECSQVDRSDASRHHTMDKSITLPPDEIFRNLENAKRFAIDIGGSLTKLAYYSTVQHKVAKVRSFDHSAKEAAGDKLYEISVQEEVTARLHFIKFENAYIETCLDFIKDHLVNTDTKVIKATGGGAHKFKELLEKKLRLKVDKEDEMTCLIKGCNFVLRNIPHEAFVYAKHADSEFRFQTTQPDIFPYLLVNIGSGVSIVKVESEDKFERIGGSSIGGGTFWGLGALLTKTKRFDELLQLASKGQHTSVDMLVKDIYGGSYGSLGLTGDLIASSFGKSATADKDFSKEDMAKSLLHMISNDIGQLACLYAKLHQLSRVYFGGFFIRGHPVTMHTITYSINFFTKGEVQALFLRHEGYLGAIGAFLKGAEEDNPNQYSWGENYAGSSGLMSISPDMNPTQRARSGTFDMLEMDRLERQLVNLHLLQDPSSYIPDTVDLTEDAPAREYWLDCFEEALDGVVKRAVASQPDMAESVERAEKFRHKYRHKLQTLRHQPFAYGSLTVRSLLDTREHCLNEFNFPDPYSKIKQKENDGALKYYLKAVRSLEALGWEERHFALVRGVLAGNVFDWGAKAVSDVLESDPEFGFEEAKRQLEERPWLVDSYDQWLQRLKGRPHKCALFFVDNSGVDIILGVMPFVRELLSRGTEVVLASNSGPALNDVTNGELQILTERIAAMDPVIQAGLRDDRLTLIQSGSSSPCLDLSRLDKVLAMVVRERHTDLVIIEGMGRAIHTNYYATLTCESLKMAVIKNSWLADRLGGKLFSVVFKYEVPPAGAHANAV from the exons ATGGCGGAATGTAGCCAAGTTGACAGAAGCGACGCCAGCCGTCATCATACCATGGATAAAAGCATCACTCTGCCTCCAGACGAAATATTCCGAAACTTGGAGAACGCCAAGCGCTTCGCCATAGACATAG GTGGGTCTCTCACCAAACTTGCTTACTATTCCACAGTTCAGCACAAAGTGGCCAAAGTTCGCTCCTTCGACCACTCTGCCAAG GAGGCGGCCGGCGACAAACTTTATGAGATCTCGGTTCAGGAGGAGGTGACGGCGCGCCTGCACTTCATCAAGTTCGAGAATGCCTACATCGAAACCTGCTTGGACTTCATCAAAGACCACCTGGTCAACACCGACACCAAAGTCATCAAGGCCACGGGCGGCGGGGCGCACAAATTCAAAGAACTGCTGGAGAAGAAGCTGAGACTCAA AGTGGACAAGGAGGACGAGATGACGTGTCTGATCAAGGGCTGCAACTTTGTGCTGAGGAACATCCCCCACGAGGCCTTCGTGTACGCCAAGCACGCCGACTCCGAGTTCCGCTTCCAGACCACGCAGCCGGACATCTTCCCCTACCTGCTCGTCAACATCGGCTCCGGCGTCTCCATCGTCAAG GTGGAATCGGAAGATAAATTTGAACGTATCGGAGGAAGCTCGATAGGCGGCGGGACGTTCTGGGGCCTTGGAGCCTTACTCACCAAAACAAAG AGGTTTGACGAGCTGCTCCAACTGGCCTCTAAGGGGCAGCACACCAGCGTGGACATGCTGGTCAAAGACATTTACGGAGGATCCTACGGCTCTCTGGGCCTCACCGGCGACCTGATTGCGAGCAGCTTCGGGAAGTCCGCCACCGCTGACAAAG ACTTCTCCAAAGAGGACATGGCCAAGAGTTTGCTGCACATGATCAGCAACGACATTGGGCAGCTGGCCTGCCTGTACGCCAAACTCCACCAGCTGTCGCGGGTCTACTTTGGCGGCTTCTTCATCAGGGGGCATCCGGTCACCATGCACACCATCACCTACAGCATCAACTTCTTCACCAAG GGGGAGGTGCAGGCCTTGTTCCTGAGACATGAAGGCTATCTGGGCGCCATCGGGGCTTTTCTCAAAGGAGCGGAGGAAGACA ATCCGAACCAGTACAGCTGGGGGGAAAATTACGCGGGAAGCTCCGGCCTGATGAGTATTTCTCCGGATATGAATCCCACGCAACGTGCACGCAGCGGAACG TTCGACATGCTGGAGATGGACCGTCTGGAGAGGCAGCTGGTGAATCTCCACCTGCTGCAGGACCCGTCTTCCTACATCCCCGACACGGTGGACCTCACCGAGGACGCCCCGGCCCGTGAATACTGGTTGGACTGCTTCGAGGAGGCCCTAGACGGG GTGGTAAAGCGGGCAGTGGCCAGCCAGCCCGACATGGCCGAGTCGGTGGAGCGGGCCGAGAAGTTCCGTCACAAGTACAGACACAAGCTTCAGACCCTGCGCCACCAACCCTT CGCTTACGGATCTCTGACGGTCAGAAGTCTTTTAGACACGAGGGAGCACTGTTTAAACGAGTTCAACTTTCCCGACCCCTACTCCAAG aTCAAACAGAAGGAGAACGACGGAGCTCTCAAGTACTACCTGAAGGCCGTCCGGTCTCTGGAGGCGCTGGGCTGGGAGGAAAGACACTTTGCGCTGGTCCGGGGCGTCCTGGCCGGGAATGTCTTCGACTGGGGAGCCAAGGCCGTGTCCGA CGTCCTGGAATCAGACCCCGAGTTTGGCTTTGAGGAAGCAAAAAGGCAGCTGGAAG AGCGGCCGTGGCTCGTGGATTCGTACGACCAATGGCTCCAGAGGCTTAAG GGCCGTCCTCACAAGTGTGCCTTGTTTTTCGTAGATAATAGCGGCGTAGACATCATTCTAGGAGTGATGCCTTTTGTCAGGGAGCTTCTCTCTCGGGGAACGGAG GTGGTGCTGGCCAGCAACTCTGGTCCGGCTCTAAACGACGTCACGAACGGCGAGCTGCAGATTCTGACGGAACGAATCGCCGCCATGGATCCGGTCATTCA GGCGGGGCTGAGGGACGACAGGTTGACCTTAATTCAGAGCGGTTCCAGTTCTCCCTGCCTGGATCTGAG CCGCCT
- the pank4 gene encoding 4'-phosphopantetheine phosphatase isoform X3 — protein MAECSQVDRSDASRHHTMDKSITLPPDEIFRNLENAKRFAIDIGTRKGGSLTKLAYYSTVQHKVAKVRSFDHSAKEAAGDKLYEISVQEEVTARLHFIKFENAYIETCLDFIKDHLVNTDTKVIKATGGGAHKFKELLEKKLRLKVDKEDEMTCLIKGCNFVLRNIPHEAFVYAKHADSEFRFQTTQPDIFPYLLVNIGSGVSIVKVESEDKFERIGGSSIGGGTFWGLGALLTKTKRFDELLQLASKGQHTSVDMLVKDIYGGSYGSLGLTGDLIASSFGKSATADKDFSKEDMAKSLLHMISNDIGQLACLYAKLHQLSRVYFGGFFIRGHPVTMHTITYSINFFTKGEVQALFLRHEGYLGAIGAFLKGAEEDNPNQYSWGENYAGSSGLMSISPDMNPTQRARSGTFDMLEMDRLERQLVNLHLLQDPSSYIPDTVDLTEDAPAREYWLDCFEEALDGVVKRAVASQPDMAESVERAEKFRHKYRHKLQTLRHQPFAYGSLTVRSLLDTREHCLNEFNFPDPYSKIKQKENDGALKYYLKAVRSLEALGWEERHFALVRGVLAGNVFDWGAKAVSENLVMSARYTSQQAAVCRIVTIPYFTPFLYIRSLLQLYFSFYSAVLLFFLN, from the exons ATGGCGGAATGTAGCCAAGTTGACAGAAGCGACGCCAGCCGTCATCATACCATGGATAAAAGCATCACTCTGCCTCCAGACGAAATATTCCGAAACTTGGAGAACGCCAAGCGCTTCGCCATAGACATAGGTACCCGAAAAG GTGGGTCTCTCACCAAACTTGCTTACTATTCCACAGTTCAGCACAAAGTGGCCAAAGTTCGCTCCTTCGACCACTCTGCCAAG GAGGCGGCCGGCGACAAACTTTATGAGATCTCGGTTCAGGAGGAGGTGACGGCGCGCCTGCACTTCATCAAGTTCGAGAATGCCTACATCGAAACCTGCTTGGACTTCATCAAAGACCACCTGGTCAACACCGACACCAAAGTCATCAAGGCCACGGGCGGCGGGGCGCACAAATTCAAAGAACTGCTGGAGAAGAAGCTGAGACTCAA AGTGGACAAGGAGGACGAGATGACGTGTCTGATCAAGGGCTGCAACTTTGTGCTGAGGAACATCCCCCACGAGGCCTTCGTGTACGCCAAGCACGCCGACTCCGAGTTCCGCTTCCAGACCACGCAGCCGGACATCTTCCCCTACCTGCTCGTCAACATCGGCTCCGGCGTCTCCATCGTCAAG GTGGAATCGGAAGATAAATTTGAACGTATCGGAGGAAGCTCGATAGGCGGCGGGACGTTCTGGGGCCTTGGAGCCTTACTCACCAAAACAAAG AGGTTTGACGAGCTGCTCCAACTGGCCTCTAAGGGGCAGCACACCAGCGTGGACATGCTGGTCAAAGACATTTACGGAGGATCCTACGGCTCTCTGGGCCTCACCGGCGACCTGATTGCGAGCAGCTTCGGGAAGTCCGCCACCGCTGACAAAG ACTTCTCCAAAGAGGACATGGCCAAGAGTTTGCTGCACATGATCAGCAACGACATTGGGCAGCTGGCCTGCCTGTACGCCAAACTCCACCAGCTGTCGCGGGTCTACTTTGGCGGCTTCTTCATCAGGGGGCATCCGGTCACCATGCACACCATCACCTACAGCATCAACTTCTTCACCAAG GGGGAGGTGCAGGCCTTGTTCCTGAGACATGAAGGCTATCTGGGCGCCATCGGGGCTTTTCTCAAAGGAGCGGAGGAAGACA ATCCGAACCAGTACAGCTGGGGGGAAAATTACGCGGGAAGCTCCGGCCTGATGAGTATTTCTCCGGATATGAATCCCACGCAACGTGCACGCAGCGGAACG TTCGACATGCTGGAGATGGACCGTCTGGAGAGGCAGCTGGTGAATCTCCACCTGCTGCAGGACCCGTCTTCCTACATCCCCGACACGGTGGACCTCACCGAGGACGCCCCGGCCCGTGAATACTGGTTGGACTGCTTCGAGGAGGCCCTAGACGGG GTGGTAAAGCGGGCAGTGGCCAGCCAGCCCGACATGGCCGAGTCGGTGGAGCGGGCCGAGAAGTTCCGTCACAAGTACAGACACAAGCTTCAGACCCTGCGCCACCAACCCTT CGCTTACGGATCTCTGACGGTCAGAAGTCTTTTAGACACGAGGGAGCACTGTTTAAACGAGTTCAACTTTCCCGACCCCTACTCCAAG aTCAAACAGAAGGAGAACGACGGAGCTCTCAAGTACTACCTGAAGGCCGTCCGGTCTCTGGAGGCGCTGGGCTGGGAGGAAAGACACTTTGCGCTGGTCCGGGGCGTCCTGGCCGGGAATGTCTTCGACTGGGGAGCCAAGGCCGTGTCCGA AAATTTGGTTATGAGCGCAAGAtacacttcacaacaagcagcagtttgcagGATAGTAACAATTCCGTATTTTACACCCTTCCTTTATATACGGTCCCTTCTTCAACTTTACTTTAGTTTCTATAgtgcagtgttgttgttttttttaaactga
- the LOC133483832 gene encoding myb-related transcription factor, partner of profilin-like has protein sequence MRRASRPLTRSLDMTERRQPNFSQEETDLLIREVEARKERLYGTASRAPRPDDVKLAWKEITSILNESNHGLLRTAAQYKKRFNDVRRRAKNKLCCIRKEQQGTRGGAAATTSLSPLEELVASIPTVSREGFGGVEVGISGQPVGKKDGFFEPAASRAPAAEEAEEHEDDVGVDGSGEELADGGGDAPDRRPAGRRRARERGDRPFLDLQRGGFEMLERELSTLNSHLRSLQSGVLPLLASINGSLRRIADAAERLAPQPAPGQRAGPGGLCEEDWADGGEWEEERGEIVRLIIDK, from the exons ATGCGGCGCGCAAGTCGCCCCCTGACACGAAGTCTCGACATGACGGAGCGCAGACAGCCCAATTTTTCCCAGGAAGAGACCGATTTGCTCATCCGGGAGGTGGAGGCGCGCAAAGAACGTTTGTACGGAACCGCAAGCAGAGCTCCGCGGCCGGATGATGTAAAGTTGGCTTGGAAGGAGATCACGAGCATTTTGAACGAATCGAACCACGGCTTGCTGAGAACGGCAGCCCAGTACAAGAAGCGCTTCAATGATGTGAGACGGAGGGCCAAAAATAAACTTTGTTGTATCCGCAAAGAGCAGCAGGGGACGCGCGGGGGGGCCGCGGCGACCACCTCCCTCAGCCCCCTCGAGGAGCTCGTGGCTTCCATCCCCACCGTGAGCCGAGAAGGATTTGGCGGCGTGGAGGTCGGCATATCTG gacagccggtggggaaaaaagatggATTCTTCGAACCAG CTGCGTCCCGAGCGCCGGCGGCCGAGGAGGCGGAGGAGCACGAAGACGACGTGGGCGTCGACGGAAGCGGCGAGGAGCTGGCGGACGGCGGCGGGGACGCACCCGACCGGCGGCCGGCCGGCCGAAGACGGGCGCGAGAGCGGGGGGACCGGCCGTTCCTGGATCTCCAGCGAGGCGGGTTTGAGATGCTGGAGCGGGAGCTCAGCACGCTCAACAGCCACCTGCGGAGCCTCCAGAGCGGCGTCCTCCCGCTGCTCGCGTCCATCAACGGCAGCCTCCGGCGGATCGCCGACGCCGCGGAGCGGCTCGCGCCGCAGCCGGCGCCCGGCCAGCGGGCCGGCCCGGGCGGCCTCTGCGAAGAAGACTGGGCAGACGGGGGGGAGTGGGAAGAGGAGCGGGGGGAAATTGTGAGGCTaattattgataaataa